ATGATGGAGGTGTCCAAACCACCGGAATAGGCCAGAACAACCTTGTCTATCTTGCTCATCGATTATTTCCTTGTAGCTATATATCCGATTAATTCTTGAAAATCCATTCAACGATCGCCTTCTGCATGTGCAGACGGTTCTCGGCCTGATCGAACACGATGGAAGCCGGACCTTCAAACACGGCCTCGGAGACTTCCTCGCCCCGATGCACAGGCAGGCAATGCAGGAACCTGGCATTCTCCGCAGCCTTGGCCATCATGGCTTCATCAATCATGTACCCGGCGAACGCGGCCTCGCGAAGCTTCTGCTCCTCTTCCTGGCCCATGGACGCCCAGACATCGGTGTTCACGTAATCCGCTCCCGCCACGGCCTCGGCCGGATCGCGGGTCAAGGTCACGCGAGCGCCCAGAGAACGGGCCTTTTCCACGATCTCGCCGTCAGGGTCATATCCTTCGGGACAGGCAAGGCGCAGTTCATAGCCGAACCATGCAGAACCATTAATGAAGGAATGGGCCATGTTGTTGCCGTCACCGACCCACGCCACCTTGAGCTGTTCCAGCTTCGGGGTGCGCTCGTACATGGTCAGCATGTCACTCATGACCTGGCACGGATGGTATTCGTCGGTCAGGGCGTTGATGACCGGAATATTGCCGTACTCCACCAGCGTTTCGAGTTTCTTCTGGCCAAAGGTTCGGACAACAAGGCCGTCCGCGAATCGCTCCAGCACACGGGCCGTGTCTTCAAGCGGCTCGCTTCGCCCGAGCTGGGAATCGCGGGAGGAAATGAATACCGGGTCTCCGCCGAGCTGTCGGATGCCGACCTCGAAGGAGACGCGGGTTCGGGTGGAGGCCTTTTCGAAAATGAGCAGCAGGGTTTTGCCCGCCAACAGGTCGGTTCGGAGCTTCTTGTCCTTCATCTCCTTTGCGCGGAGCAGAACCTGCCGGGCCTCGTCCTTGGGAATGTCCAGAATCGTCAGAAAATGCTTGGCCATGTCTAAGTCTCTCCATTGTCATTTTCCAATATTGGAAGAAGGGATGAAGTCTGGCCGATAATCGGATGAATGTAAAGAAATGAGTAGGGAGGAAATACGGATCATGCCACGCCACGCGCCATGATCCGCGCTTCTGCGCAGTCCGGGAATCGGCAGAACAGCCGGAACCGGCCGCACCGGCAACAGATATGACGTTCAAAATACCGGAAAAGCAAGATCAGGGACGGCAAAACAGGCTGTTTCCGCTTCGACTCGACACAATTGGCGCATCAACGATTCTGCAACCACTCGTAAAACTGGCTCAGGGACAAGGTCCGACTGGCAGGCCCGGAACGGACATAGAACTCCTCAATCTGTCCCTTCTTCAGAAAGGCAGGCGAATGGGCCGGAACGCAAAAGACTCGCAGCACCCTGCTTCCCTGCACTTCGATGACCTTGGTATTCACGTAGCGGGCGAACTCGGCCCCGATGCTCTGATTGAGCAGATTGTTGAAATGCAGCAACGCCTTGTCATCGTTTTCAAATTTGTCGTCATCCAGCCCCGTGACCGCACCATTGTCGGAAACGCCCACCAGCAGGGTGCCGCCCTCGGAATTGAGAAATCCGGCCACGGTCTTGAGGCTGGCATACTCGATCTCCTTGCCATTCTTGCCTGCCTTGACATTGAAACGCAGGGTCTGCTTGAACTCAAGCCGCGAGGACTCGCCCTCGGCAATGAGATGCAGCACGTCCTCGGCTGTCACGGGCATGTGCTGGCGCTGGCCCAGCGCCTCGATGCGCAGTCGGTTGCGATGCAGAAAGAACAGGGCCACCCCGGCGGCCAAAGCCAGAAGCGCGCTGAACACGGCAATGAAATTGTCGCTGGTCAGCGTGGAGACCGCAGCCTTCTGCGGCATGATCACGCCCACGGACATGGTATCCCCGAACACGGACAGGGGTTCAAGGTCCGCCCACCAGATACTGCCGTCCAGACGAAAGGCAAAGGGCGCAAGCCGGTCCGTGCGACGGGCGGCCAGCAGTTTTGCGGCCCGCGACACGGCTGGATTCACGGCATCGTCCGGAGCAATGGCCCGCGCAGCCCGCTCTCCCACTATCTCGGCGTCGCCGTTCAGCGGAATTTCCATGATCTTTCCGCTGTTCCAGAAAAGGAAGATGCTTTCCGCACTCCCCCGCTCCGCATGGGCGAGCTGGTTGGCAACCACGTCCACGGGGAACATGTAGGACACCATCACGTCCGATTCGTTATCCTTGAGCGGCAGGAGCTGGGAAGCGGAGACCCAGGACTCCCCTCCCCGATGGATGCGATAGGCGCTGGACCAGTTGATCTGCCCGGGTTTGAGCTGTCGA
Above is a window of Pseudodesulfovibrio tunisiensis DNA encoding:
- the argF gene encoding ornithine carbamoyltransferase, which produces MAKHFLTILDIPKDEARQVLLRAKEMKDKKLRTDLLAGKTLLLIFEKASTRTRVSFEVGIRQLGGDPVFISSRDSQLGRSEPLEDTARVLERFADGLVVRTFGQKKLETLVEYGNIPVINALTDEYHPCQVMSDMLTMYERTPKLEQLKVAWVGDGNNMAHSFINGSAWFGYELRLACPEGYDPDGEIVEKARSLGARVTLTRDPAEAVAGADYVNTDVWASMGQEEEQKLREAAFAGYMIDEAMMAKAAENARFLHCLPVHRGEEVSEAVFEGPASIVFDQAENRLHMQKAIVEWIFKN
- a CDS encoding AlbA family DNA-binding domain-containing protein — translated: MPASARHGIRGKNLYAILFYGVIGAAMAIGLLAFWGVREIRHDAASIAVESSGRGVAGAVNVLMSAVSRTDADLGGRELVNLEEKYLRTKYQAILKRHQTLTGITVADAAGLVFSLARGPEGLVEGVRSTDGKTMSWRVFREGADVRTLSGNAAERERVNRVLVELFRQLKPGQINWSSAYRIHRGGESWVSASQLLPLKDNESDVMVSYMFPVDVVANQLAHAERGSAESIFLFWNSGKIMEIPLNGDAEIVGERAARAIAPDDAVNPAVSRAAKLLAARRTDRLAPFAFRLDGSIWWADLEPLSVFGDTMSVGVIMPQKAAVSTLTSDNFIAVFSALLALAAGVALFFLHRNRLRIEALGQRQHMPVTAEDVLHLIAEGESSRLEFKQTLRFNVKAGKNGKEIEYASLKTVAGFLNSEGGTLLVGVSDNGAVTGLDDDKFENDDKALLHFNNLLNQSIGAEFARYVNTKVIEVQGSRVLRVFCVPAHSPAFLKKGQIEEFYVRSGPASRTLSLSQFYEWLQNR